One segment of Paenibacillus rhizovicinus DNA contains the following:
- a CDS encoding carbohydrate ABC transporter permease, with protein MVDNNKGFQLFAHFMMILLALFCMIPFALLIVSSITDEKTLIHNGYSFIPSALDFTAYKFLLSDSNSIVKAYGITLLVTAIGTAANIVLTTLMAYPLSRKDLPGRNVFSFFIFFTMLFSGGLVPSYIMWTQYFDIKNTIWALIVPGMLLTAFNIIMMRTYFTTNIPEAVVEAAKIDGASESGTLMKVILPMSMPIMATLGLLVGLSYWNDWLNGLYYITDADLFSIQVLLNKMLLDVQFLMSSASSGMGSGLSATLPSTAIKMAVAVLGCLPVMVIYPFFQRFFVKGITVGAVKG; from the coding sequence TTGGTCGACAACAATAAAGGTTTTCAGTTATTCGCGCATTTCATGATGATTCTGCTGGCGCTGTTTTGCATGATTCCTTTCGCGCTTCTCATTGTCTCGTCCATTACGGACGAAAAGACGCTCATCCATAACGGCTATTCGTTTATCCCTTCGGCGCTTGATTTTACGGCGTATAAGTTTCTGTTAAGCGATTCGAATTCGATCGTAAAAGCCTACGGGATCACCTTGCTCGTGACGGCAATCGGTACGGCAGCGAATATCGTGCTAACGACCTTGATGGCCTATCCGCTATCGAGAAAAGATCTGCCCGGAAGAAACGTTTTCTCGTTCTTTATTTTCTTTACGATGTTATTCAGCGGAGGCCTGGTGCCGTCGTATATCATGTGGACGCAATATTTCGACATTAAGAATACGATATGGGCATTGATCGTTCCGGGAATGCTGCTTACGGCATTCAACATCATTATGATGCGTACCTATTTCACGACCAACATTCCCGAAGCCGTCGTAGAAGCCGCCAAGATTGACGGGGCAAGCGAGTCGGGAACGCTAATGAAGGTCATCCTTCCCATGTCCATGCCGATCATGGCGACCTTGGGCTTGCTCGTGGGATTATCCTATTGGAACGATTGGCTGAACGGACTCTATTATATTACGGATGCCGATTTGTTCAGCATTCAGGTGCTCTTGAATAAAATGCTGCTGGACGTTCAATTCCTCATGAGCAGCGCCTCCTCCGGCATGGGCAGCGGCTTGTCCGCGACGCTTCCTTCCACGGCGATCAAAATGGCCGTTGCCGTATTGGGCTGCTTGCCGGTTATGGTCATTTATCCTTTCTTTCAGAGGTTCTTTGTCAAAGGGATTACCGTGGGGGCGGTTAAAGGATAA
- a CDS encoding WG repeat-containing protein: protein MNKRLSITLFVIIFAVAAIITGFIAGNKKKDAGTILYPVQVEGKWGYVNNKGKIVIKPTYAWADDFHEGVAVVELAGHSDGRIEAMGDEDVKYGAIDTTGKMVVKPDYSFITKYNEGVAGAIIVDEVTYDLQYFILDNKGKILYTLPSDMQIDSMLFNGTGTPTQSEGLILVQDDKTEKYGYIDRYGKFVLPYQYFEANSFSEGLALVKNDKNQYQYVDKTGKVIIDASKYSSGKNFSEGLAAVAVQDKETSTVKFGYIDKQGHMKIKPQFAKAYAFSEGLAKVCAGDSINDYSIGYIDESGAYKVAPSLKDHYDETLFSEGLAPIADGAGGYVNKNGQLIIHPVIPKDDDNYIKHSMAGEFRNGIAKVTLSDGRIGYIDTTGTYIWDPRN from the coding sequence TTGAATAAACGACTGAGCATAACACTATTCGTCATTATATTCGCCGTGGCGGCGATAATCACGGGTTTCATAGCTGGAAACAAGAAGAAAGACGCCGGAACGATCTTGTATCCTGTGCAAGTCGAAGGTAAATGGGGCTATGTGAATAATAAGGGGAAAATTGTAATAAAACCGACTTATGCCTGGGCCGATGACTTTCATGAAGGCGTCGCCGTCGTAGAGCTGGCGGGTCATTCAGATGGCAGAATAGAGGCAATGGGCGATGAAGACGTAAAATACGGTGCCATCGATACGACCGGGAAAATGGTAGTGAAGCCGGATTATTCATTCATAACCAAGTATAACGAAGGTGTAGCCGGTGCGATCATTGTCGATGAGGTAACGTATGATCTCCAATACTTCATTCTGGATAATAAGGGCAAGATTCTATACACGTTACCGTCCGACATGCAGATCGATTCGATGCTGTTCAACGGAACGGGGACGCCGACGCAAAGCGAAGGTCTGATTCTAGTCCAGGACGATAAAACCGAGAAGTACGGGTATATTGATCGTTATGGGAAATTCGTCCTCCCCTATCAATATTTCGAAGCGAATAGTTTTTCAGAAGGCTTAGCGCTAGTGAAGAACGATAAGAACCAGTACCAATATGTTGACAAAACAGGAAAAGTAATCATTGATGCTAGTAAATATAGTTCCGGCAAAAACTTCTCGGAAGGTTTGGCAGCCGTAGCCGTGCAGGATAAGGAAACGTCCACCGTTAAATTCGGCTATATCGATAAACAAGGCCATATGAAGATAAAGCCTCAATTTGCAAAGGCGTATGCTTTTTCAGAAGGACTTGCAAAGGTTTGCGCAGGCGACAGCATCAACGATTATTCAATCGGATACATAGATGAATCCGGTGCATATAAAGTTGCTCCCAGTTTAAAGGATCACTATGATGAGACCTTGTTTTCAGAAGGCTTGGCTCCCATTGCCGACGGGGCTGGCGGGTATGTGAATAAGAACGGGCAACTCATCATTCATCCGGTTATTCCGAAAGATGATGACAATTATATTAAGCACAGCATGGCCGGAGAATTTAGAAACGGCATTGCGAAGGTAACCCTATCCGATGGCAGGATCGGTTATATCGATACAACCGGAACATATATCTGGGACCCTAGGAATTAA